In one window of Gossypium hirsutum isolate 1008001.06 chromosome A01, Gossypium_hirsutum_v2.1, whole genome shotgun sequence DNA:
- the LOC107916819 gene encoding uncharacterized protein has product MEGDRYSYSRQGSGVWRSLRDGDFEEEDVWAVLKERKDSTNKLGQQSIESSVPVRRHLPSAAMMIPRTFSTINNSSNIGSSSSGSSHEANGVKQQSAPVNIPDWSNISRNKSKKGSNGLWHDHDDGDGDGVLVGFADSDDDDVDEYNSKLPPHEFLAKRLARSQISSFSVFEGVGRKLKGRDLKKVRNAVLTKTGFLE; this is encoded by the coding sequence ATGGAAGGTGATAGGTATAGTTATAGCAGGCAGGGGAGTGGTGTATGGAGATCCTTGAGAGATGGGGATTTTGAGGAAGAAGATGTTTGGGCAGTTCTCAAGGAAAGAAAAGATTCTACTAACAAACTTGGTCAACAATCCATTGAATCATCTGTTCCTGTTAGAAGACATCTCCCAAGTGCTGCAATGATGATCCCTAGAACTTTCTCTACTATTAATAACAGTAGCAATATTGGCAGTTCAAGCTCCGGTTCCAGTCATGAAGCTAATGGAGTTAAACAGCAATCAGCTCCTGTCAACATCCCTGATTGGTCTAACATCTCTAGAAACAAGTCAAAGAAGGGTTCCAATGGCTTATGGCATGATCATGATGATGGGGATGGTGATGGGGTTTTGGTTGGTTTTGCAGacagtgatgatgatgatgttgatgagtACAATTCAAAGTTGCCACCACATGAATTCCTTGCTAAGAGGCTTGCAAGGAGTCAGATATCTTCTTTCTCGGTTTTTGAAGGTGTTGGGAGGAAACTCAAAGGTAGGGATTTGAAGAAAGTGAGAAATGCAGTTTTAACAAAAACAGGTTTCCTTGAATAA
- the LOC121205966 gene encoding uncharacterized protein isoform X1 gives MSKLLSRIAGFFSNRTFIGVDKAGNRYFTRKEEIDGILKEKRWLEFKGEQDPTSISVEWICWLNGQRKVAPTPEEMMELEARRERVRLNVALLKKEEEERKAREGSRKAVSSGKVGGPDLKSFIRQFPSASEGDKVEQASDGRIKETHEEKEEPIPESSEPTGSGATYKPGTWQPPT, from the exons ATGTCAAAGCTGTTGTCTAGAATTGCTGGGTTTTTCAGCAACAGAACATTCATAGGTGTAGATAAAGCTGGGAACCGTTACTTCACTAGAAAAGAAGAGATTGATGGTATTT TAAAGGAGAAAAGATGGTTGGAATTCAAGGGAGAGCAAGATCCAACATCCATCTCAG TTGAATGGATATGTTGGTTGAATGGGCAGCGAAAAGTAGCTCCGACTCCAGAG GAAATGATGGAACTTGAAGCAAGGCGTGAACGTGTTAGGCTTAATGTTGCCC ttctgaagaaggaagaagaagaaaggaaagccAGAGAAGGCAGTAGGAAGGCTGTGAGCTCGG GTAAAGTTGGAGGTCCAGACTTAAAAAGCTTCATTCGGCAATTTCCATCTGCTTCAGAAG GTGACAAAGTTGAACAAGCATCAGATGGAAG GATCAAAGAAACacatgaagaaaaagaagagccAATTCCAGA GTCTTCGGAACCAACAGGATCTGGTGCAACCTATAAGCCGGGAACATGGCAACCACCAAcatga
- the LOC107917292 gene encoding uncharacterized protein: MKSISRSFKAEAFHRYLKPGALAQLRDSKINARSNKLKLFRLDSIPSLSPSQTQIQISDFDQIPRFLSKIYRGSCCLQRKKLLAPKSILLVNFQASSQSLESRESDSNSESRSNRNGDNLLINVLNNDVVVAH; encoded by the coding sequence ATGAAATCCATTTCAAGATCCTTCAAGGCTGAAGCATTCCACAGGTATCTAAAGCCAGGAGCTTTAGCCCAACTAAGGGACTCCAAAATCAATGCCAGATCCAACAAGCTCAAGCTATTTCGACTTGACTCGATCCCATCTTTGAGTCCAAGCCAAACCCAGATCCAAATTTCAGATTTTGATCAGATCCCAAGGTTCCTTAGCAAGATCTATAGAGGTTCATGTTGTCTCCAAAGGAAGAAGCTTTTGGCTCCCAAATCTATTTTGCTTGTCAATTTTCAGGCTTCTAGTCAAAGTTTAGAATCTAGGGAGAGCGATAGTAATAGTGAGAGTAGAAGTAATAGAAATGGTGATAATTTGTTGATTAACGTGCTAAACAATGATGTTGTTGTGGCTCATTGA
- the LOC121209575 gene encoding aconitate hydratase, cytoplasmic-like — protein MGGKIGEIGLRKKENVFRALKKRDFNTYGSRRSNDEVMARGAFANIRFVNKLLKGEFSPKIIHVPTGDKLNVYDAAMKYEATGQDTIILAGSDYGSGSSRDWAAKGPMLVGVKAVIAKSFERESGRYGIITCCFKAGEDADTLGLTGLERYKIHLPSKICEIRAGQDVTITTDTRKSFTCSVRFNSKVELAYFNHGAILPFIIQNLNKE, from the exons ATGGGTGGGAAAATTGGAGAAATAGGGCTGAGAAAGAAAGAGAATGTTTTTAGGGCTTTGAAAAAG AGGGACTTCAATACCTATGGTAGTCGTCGAAGCAATGATGAGGTAATGGCAAGGGGTGCATTTGCCAATATCCGCTTTGTTAACAAGCTCTTGAAGGGGGAGTTTAGCCCCAAGATAATTCATGTCCCAACAGGAGATAAACTCAATGTATATGATGCTGCAATG AAGTACGAGGCCACCGGGCAGGACACTATTATCTTAGCTGGATCAGATTATGGAAGCGGCAGCTCACGAGATTGGGCGGCCAAAGGCCCAATGTTAGTG GGAGTCAAAGCAGTGATTGCTAAGAGCTTCGAGAGAGAATCTGGTCGGTATGGGATCATAACATGTTGTTTCAAGGCTGGAGAGGATGCTGATACACTAGGATTAACAGGTCTCGAGCGCTATAAAATTCACCTACCAAGTAAAATCTGTGAGATAAGAGCAGGCCAAGATGTTACCATCACAACCGACACCAGAAAATCCTTCACATGTTCTGTCCGCTTCAATTCAAAG GTGGAATTGGCTTACTTTAATCATGGTGCAATACTTCCATTCATCATTCAAAACCTTAACAAGGAGTGA
- the LOC107917896 gene encoding ATP synthase gamma chain, chloroplastic, producing MYSSNLPIWVSSKPSNSNKNILFYQFNQNLFFQFSKRLPPKSLSQSPSPFTRIRCCLRELRKRIETVKSTQKITEAMKLVAAAKVRRAQEAVINGRPFTEALVELLYTINESLQCDDVDCPLTVIRLVKKVALVVITGDRGLCGSFNSAVIKKAESRISDLKGLGLDYTVISVGKKGNSYFSRKDDVSVERFVEGVGFPTAKEAQMIADDVFSLFVTEEVDKVELVYTKFVSLVKSDPVIRTLLPLSVRGEVFDVNGNCVDAVEDELFMLTTKEGKLAVERDKVRVEGGPISPLMQFEQDPVQILDAMIPLYLNSQILRALQESLASELAARMNAMSNATDNAVELKKNLSIVYNRERQAKITSEILEIVAGAEALA from the coding sequence ATGTATTCATCAAATCTACCTATTTGGGTCTCATCAAAACCTTCAAATTCCAATAAAAATATActcttttatcaatttaaccaAAACCTATTTTTCCAATTTTCTAAAAGATTACCACCAAAAAGCCTCTCTCAATCTCCTTCACCCTTTACTCGGATTCGTTGCTGCCTTCGTGAGCTCCGAAAACGAATTGAAACAGTAAAAAGCACTCAAAAAATCACTGAAGCAATGAAGCTGGTGGCTGCTGCAAAGGTTAGGAGAGCTCAAGAAGCTGTCATCAACGGTAGGCCTTTTACTGAGGCTTTAGTTGAGTTACTTTACACTATTAATGAAAGTTTACAATGTGACGATGTTGATTGTCCTTTAACTGTTATTAGGCTTGTTAAGAAAGTAGCTCTAGTTGTTATAACTGGTGATAGGGGTCTTTGTGGTAGTTTCAACAGTGCAGTGATAAAAAAGGCTGAGTCCCGGATTTCGGATTTGAAAGGTCTTGGATTGGATTACACTGTTATTAGTGTAGGAAAAAAGGGTAATTCTTATTTTAGTCGGAAAGATGATGTTTCGGTTGAAAGATTTGTTGAAGGAGTAGGGTTTCCTACTGCAAAAGAAGCTCAGATGATTGCTGATGATGTTTTCTCATTGTTTGTTACTGAAGAGGTTGATAAGGTTGAGCTTGTGTACACAAAGTTTGTATCTTTGGTGAAGTCGGATCCGGTGATCCGTACTCTGCTTCCTTTGTCGGTGAGAGGGGAGGTTTTTGATGTGAATGGGAATTGTGTTGATGCTGTGGAAGATGAGTTGTTTATGTTGACAACCAAGGAAGGGAAGCTGGCTGTGGAGAGGGATAAAGTGAGGGTGGAAGGAGGGCCAATTTCTCCTCTTATGCAGTTCGAGCAAGATCCGGTTCAAATTCTTGATGCCATGATACCTCTTTATTTGAACAGTCAGATCTTGAGGGCATTGCAGGAATCGTTGGCTAGTGAGCTTGCGGCTAGGATGAATGCAATGAGTAATGCTACTGATAATGCAGTTGAGTTGAAGAAGAATCTTTCAATTGTCTATAATCGGGAGCGACAGGCAAAAATAACCAGTGAGATTCTGGAGATTGTTGCTGGAGCTGAGGCACTTgcataa
- the LOC121205966 gene encoding uncharacterized protein isoform X2, whose translation MVFVIKEKRWLEFKGEQDPTSISVEWICWLNGQRKVAPTPEEMMELEARRERVRLNVALLKKEEEERKAREGSRKAVSSGKVGGPDLKSFIRQFPSASEGDKVEQASDGRIKETHEEKEEPIPESSEPTGSGATYKPGTWQPPT comes from the exons ATGGTATTTGTAA TAAAGGAGAAAAGATGGTTGGAATTCAAGGGAGAGCAAGATCCAACATCCATCTCAG TTGAATGGATATGTTGGTTGAATGGGCAGCGAAAAGTAGCTCCGACTCCAGAG GAAATGATGGAACTTGAAGCAAGGCGTGAACGTGTTAGGCTTAATGTTGCCC ttctgaagaaggaagaagaagaaaggaaagccAGAGAAGGCAGTAGGAAGGCTGTGAGCTCGG GTAAAGTTGGAGGTCCAGACTTAAAAAGCTTCATTCGGCAATTTCCATCTGCTTCAGAAG GTGACAAAGTTGAACAAGCATCAGATGGAAG GATCAAAGAAACacatgaagaaaaagaagagccAATTCCAGA GTCTTCGGAACCAACAGGATCTGGTGCAACCTATAAGCCGGGAACATGGCAACCACCAAcatga